caattactcaatccaaacaaactatttaaaaaatgaagtgaATTCAATTATAAGTAAATACtatgtatttcaatttcttggaATTATTCAAATCCCTCgtccaaacacaaggtaaagCAATAGTGAAAGGGTAGGTTGCAAGCATTGAGTATGGGGTTTATCCATGCAAGTGAACTAAAGCAATACAAACATACTATATTTACATCAGTATTTTATTTAAGGTATGTTTGCAAGAAACCAAAACAAAGATAATAAATGATGCAAAATGTTATGCTTTGTGGGGTGATAATATAAAATGGGCTTATGCTATTCCAGACAATGGTACATGAGGAAATATCTGTATGTGGCATAAAAATCTATTCACATTGGAAAACTATAGCATAAGCAAAAGCTTTCTAATCATAAAGGGTAATTGGGGAGAGAAAAAATACCTTGTGAACGTTTACTCAACTTGTGTGtacaatgaaaaaaagaaaatatggaaGGAAATAATGAAGTGCAGAAGAAGTGATAACAATAAATTGTGGTGTAGGAATGAAAAGGGTTAGGGTTAAACCACAAGAGAACTGTTCCGATCCGACCCAAATTTGTCTGGCAATAATGGTTAGGAACAATGATCGTGTTTCTCAGATATTGTCCGCTTTGGAGTGGCGTGGAGCTTCGTCAcgattttgtctttaaaaggcGCCTCAGAAGGTGAAAGGAAAAAGGAGTATTTAAACTGTGTTTAACCTTGATTCCTAAGCGATGTGAGACTAATTGGGTGTACAAGAACAATATATAGGAGATACATTGAGGCAATACAATTGTTTGAATTACCAATTATTTGGAGAAAATGTACTTGATATAGAGCGGGTGGAATGACAAAAAGTAAACTAGATAGAGTGCTAGTGTCGCTCGAATGGATCGATATCTAGCCTCATAGTAATTGGTTGCTAAATGAGCAACAAAATCTGTGGTGAAACAAAACTCTAGAATTAATTGGTTGGAGTCAGGTGATTTTATCGCAAGGTTCTTTCACTTGACAACTCATTGGAGAAAGGCAAAGAACCAGATGATTGGTGTGACCATAAATGGTGAATTGTGTGAGGACCTAGAGGTGGTGAAAAAAGGGATAAAGGCTTATTATgcagaaaaattaaaagagaaaatacaATTCATTATAGGCCTTGGAAATGTTGAATTCAGTGGAACTTCTGATGAAGATAATCAACCGTTGACAAAAGAATTTTCAGAAGAGGAGGTTAAGATAGTTGTATGGAAGTacgaaagtaataagagttcgGGCTCAAATggatttaactttaattttatgaagAAATTATGCAACAAAATTAAAGGAGACATCCTAAATGACATTAATTGTTTCTTTTCTACTAGAATATGGCCTGTAGAATGCAATTCATCATTTTTAGCTCCTATACCAAAATGTGATAACCCATAACATGTAGATGAGTATAAGACTATTTCCTTAGTAGGTTGCATCTACAAGATCATATCTAAAACTTTGTCCCTAAGGATGAAAAAGGTACTACATAAGGTTGTGGACCTATCTAGTTTGCATTCTTGGAGAGTAGAAGGCTACTTGATAGTGTGGTGGTTACAAATGAAACTATAGATGAAAATAGAGGAAAATGATGGAAATGAGAAAGTGCACGATTCAATTACATTGGAGTTCTTGTTCGATATGATGGAAAGGATGGTTTTTGTAAGAAATGGATTAAATGAATAAAGGAATGCTTACAATCATCAATCATCCACAAATTGATCATAATTTGAAAGACATCTAAGATCATAATGTGATCAAATATGACTCAGTGAGGGGAAACATAAAGTTTTCTAATTTTGGCTAAAGTATTGTTGGATGCAACTAATGGTTCTTATTCTGTTCTATATATTTAACCATtagttttaatttcaatttctagtgttgtatataaatattagaaaggAAAATTAGGCTGAATAAAATACCAAACACTATAAACATTTATATCCTAAAAGGGAAGTGAAAATTGTAGTATGCATGACATTGAGGAATGGATGTCTTGTACTTACCAAACGCCTCAGGAAGAAGAACTTCATATACTCATTACTGTCATGGCTGATAGATTACCTGAACATATGAGAAAAACTGAGTTCATAGGAAAAACTATAATATAAGGATTCATTGTAGCAAGATATGTTCACGAAACAACCTTTGGATAGTTGTGTTGAGATCATCGTGAAAGGTTAAATCAGAATCCTTCGATGTTTTAATCTCCAAAAATATTGGCACTTTTGTGACTCCTTCAGAGAAAGTTTTCATATTGGGGCATTTAGCTACCATCACAGttttcaaatatgaaaattgCAATGTGGCATTTCCTGAATAAAAGCATATTAGCTTTGGTAAGAAATTCAGCTTAATTGATCTTAGCCGTCCAAATACCATTTCATCACAcccatcttcatcttcctcttttGCAATTTCTTTGATTGATTCACACTCCTTTATGCTTAGAGTCTCAAGTTTCACCAAACTTTTTAGTGTTGCGAATGTGAATAAATACTCCATCTTTTCACAGTGCTTCACAGACAACTTTTTAAGATTGATGAAAGACACTGCACACGAAACTATTTTTTCTACCCGAGGGCAAGTTCCAAGCTTTAACCATTCAAGCTTTGTGGAGTACGGTTGTACCCACGTGTGCTCTAAACCTATAGACTCTAACTCACTTAATTCCCACAAAGATAATTGTTTCAATCCAGCAAGTACATTGTCGTGAACTTGAAGCTTTTGAGAGGGAAATATCTCCTTCATGCCAAACCATTTCTGTACtgtaagataaaataaattgggTACCTTGTGAAAGAAATCAAAAGGCAAACTATCTTTCCCATTGTTATCATCCTCAAAGGACAGTATAAGAATGAATAATTTAGAAAGGTCTTGTGGCCAACGTGCATCACTCATAAGCTTAATGTTTTCCTCATTCAGTGTCAATCCCATTAGTTTGGGAGAAACCTAGCAATTGAAGTCAAACAAATTCATAAGACAATGTGTTGAGCTAgttaatgaaaagaaaaggaaacacAAAGGGTTAAATTCTAATGCTTCATTACCTTTTCAATCGAGAATAAAGGTTGTTGTAGCGGCTTAATTGGAGCCTCTATAACTTCATCTTTATGACTGTCATCAGAATCTGATGTGAATAGCTTCAGCTTAGGACAACATTCCACAAGTAACGAACCTAACAAGGGACATTCTAGATAATGTTTTCTAGGGTAAAAGCAACTCAACAGTGGCATGTTTTTAAGATATAGAAATGACAAACGAGGGAATTCAAACATTATTGTTGTTCCATTATCTTCCCTTCCAACTATTTCTACCATTTTCTCACACCTCTTTAATTCAAGTGACCACAACTTTCCAAGATTTTTGGCAAGTGATAAAGGGAATAATGTTACTAGGCTTCCACAACCATCAACATTCACTTCTTCCAAATTGGAAAAGCTCACAATTCCTTCGAGATTTTTCTTCCATACGCattttaaatttgacaagtgttttaaagtaagttttttcAAACCAAAGATTATTCCCCTTGTCTCAACCTCAGTCTCATCAGTGTCAAATATTACTTGCACTACATCGGAGCTATGCACATTCAATTCTTCTAAGTTCCTCAAGTAAGGAAGTATATGAGATGGAATTACAATAACTCTCTTGCATGTTGCATCAAATTCCAATTTCTTAAAACTGCCAAAGAAGTTAATCGAAATAACTGGATTTTTGTGTTGCACTCCTGTCCTCTCAAGATAATCATCTAGAATCATTCGCTTTGAATAGTCAAAAAAATCctgaaaaaggaaacaaaatgaGATGTTAATATACAAGCACATGGCTCCGTATTTAACTGAGATCATATTGTGAAAtctaaattatttcatattagagctcatttttctttctattgtCCAGTTAAATTATGAGCTTAAATTCTACACCCACTTttacattttcaaataaaaatgagcTTAGATATAAAAGTAACATCATTTGAACGAGTTACTTAGGTCACCTTTGTAATAGtccttattttatattatattatattctatcattattattattatattattatttatttttataatgtgtGCAAAACCTTTAAACTGAAAAAGGAGCAgaacaacaataaaacataactaaaggtatattttgaaagtgtattCCGATAATAACCGTTTGGATTTggaatataagaaataaaattatctttaagaATGCACTCTGGATAAGGAAGCGATATTTTATTTAGCACATATTAAAGTTTGGACATGGTAACAcataaattcaacaaaacatTCTTTTCATATCTAATTGGTATCTTTGTCTCCTTATTTGTACAAGATCCATATGGTAGCCAATGAAGGAAGGTGTGAACTGGGAAGTAGGTTTGGTTAGTTTTTGGAAAATCTCTATCTGATTTGGTAAGGACCTAATACACTAAAATAAGGTACTTATGGATAAATTTGTAGAATATATTTGCAAGGAACTAATTTTGTGAAAGAAACTTATCTAGCTACTTCTTGGGCAGACCTATTATATCTCTACATATCAGAAAgtagaattaaatataaagaattaatttaaagaaaattaagagtCAGAATCTATTATCCTAAATTCCagtaaatagaaatataattaaaccttCAATTAATAATGAGAGAGATTCAAAGAATTATagaactaataaaaaatagtgaaaataactACATTGCGTCTCAATAATGATTTTTAGATTcctaaattatctattttttaatgaaagttaaattccttaattaattaaactcaTGTCCTACTCATacttaaatgaaattttaaataaaaggacATTATAGGGGGTTCTCGTGCAAGCACTCGTAAAAGAAGGAAGATAACATTTGAGCACGAATAGATcgtgagaaagaaaaaaaataaaatacaagagCATACACAATATAGGGTGGTTCTGAGAAGATTCATGCAAGTTACTCTTTTTGTTCAGTGAGGGAAAGGATAATAGAGGGAAATATCTTCTTAATTAGTATCATTAAAGAAACTCGTTAATTTTCCAGGAAAAACTCGTTAATTTATATTAGCGTATCGCGTATGTGTGTTATGTTAGTAGATgataataatgtaatgttattaagttaatatataaaataaatttatatttattaaaaataaagtgaaatgaatagaaaaattaattattgatgaataaaaaaagataaacagttttataaaaaataagtaaaaataaccattaattttaaaaatttaataaataattatattgtaaaaagtaaaattggtattataacatataaacacaacaaagagaatcttctttatatattgttatagattaaagaaactattttattgtttaattaccTGAGAATTTATTTAGTGGTGGTCTAAAGTTAGTTTGGATatttataataagtaatttttttataataaaatatatataattaatatccaCACAGAGAAGGTTATGAAGTGTTTGtgactaaaaaaacaaataaagatgAATCTAAGAAATAATGGAAGATAACCAGTCACCAGATAAGCCATAATGGGATATTTGGTTAATGAAATTTCCAATCAAACAAAGGGACGAGAAAGGTGGTAATTATCGAAGGATTTTACAAACACTTGAAGAATTTTATGAGCAGATTCGTTGATAATTATTTGCAGAATTTTTACTCCGTTGGTAAATTTTATAAGACTTTATTGATGGATTTTCTAATGTTGGTAATATTGATTTACAAACAGATTCTAAGAATTACTAATGGATTTTAACTgttaataatatcaaaaaaaaatttaatgaaaaaatgttATAGTTTTGGCATAACAAGGTTGTGTCACTAAATTAGCCAGAtacaaaaaaacataacaattgAATATGGAGAATGCATTCTTACCTTTGTGTGAAATGACTTCTCGATTACTGTGTTGAGATCATTCTCCAAGAGTAAATCAGAATCCTCAATTGATGTATGAATGTTCTTAAAACTTGTCACATTAATGATTCCTAGGGAGAATGTTGTCATATTGGGACATTCAGTTACCAACACGTTGTTGAGACACGAGCATTGCAAAGTGGCATTTCCTGAATAAAAGCTCACTAGTCTTGGTAAGCAATTCAGTTGAATCAATGTGAGTCGTTCAAATACTATCTCATCACaaccatcttcatcttcattttttacaatttctttGATTGATTCACACTCCCCTACAATTAGGGTCTCAAGTTTCACCAAAGTTTTGAGTGTTGAAAATGTGAATAAGTACACCATCCTTTCACAGTGTACCACTTGTAACTCTTTAAGATTGATGAAAGACACTGCacaataaactattttttctacTCGACGACAATGGTAAAGCTGTAATAGTTCAAGCTTTTCAGAGTATGGTTGTACCCATGTGTGCTCTAACCCTACCCAATCTAAATCTGGTACCACATTCAAGAATAATTGTTTCAATCCTTTAAATATTGTGTCGTGAACTTGAGGCTTTTGAGCGGGAAATATCTCTTTCACACCAGAGCATGTTTGTAGAATAAAGTGTTCTAAATTGGGTACCCTGTGAAAGAAATCAAAAGGCAAGGTACCTTTCTCATTGTTATAATCCTCAAAGCACAACCAAAGAACCTTTAACTTGTAAAGAAGGTCTGGTGGCAATTGTGCATCACTCAACAACATAATGTTTTTCACATTGAGTTGAAGATTCTTCAATTTGGAAGAAGCCTAACAATAGACCaaacaaattcaaaagaaaatatatagtTGCTTGTTAGTTAGAAGCTAtagaaggaaaatatataatgaaagaAAAGAGAGCACAAAGGTGTCAAAGTGTTAATGGTTCATTACCAATATTTCAATTGAGAACAGAGGTTGTTGTGCTGGGCTAATTGGAGCCTCTATAGCTCCTTTTTGACCATCATCTAAGTTTGATATGAATAGCTTCAACTGAGGACAATAACTGATATATAATGTATCTAACAAGGGACATTCTAGATGATGTTTTCCGAGATAAAAACAACTCAAGAGTGGCATAATGGAAAGAATTAGAATGGACAAACAAGGGAATATAAATATAACCGTTGTTCCATGTTTCATTGCATCTCCCTTTTCAACTATTTCTACCAATTTCTCACACTCTTGTACTTCAAGTTTCTTAAGCTTCTCAAGATTTTTGGCAAGGGATAAAGAGAACAGTGTTACCAAGCTTCCACAACCCTTGACATATACTTCTTGTAAATAGGGAAAGTTAACAATTTCTTTGGGATTTTCATTCCACACACATTTCAAATTTGGCAAGTTTGTTAAAGTAAGTTTTTCCAAACGAAAGACCATTCCGTTCGTTTTGACATCAGTCTCATCAATTTCAAATATTACATGTACGGTATCAGAATCATGCACAAGCAATTCTTTTACGTTCTTCAAGTAAGGAAGTACGTGACGAGGAATCAAAATATCCCTTTTAAATGCTGCATCAACTTCCAATTTCTGTAAACAATTAAACAAGTTGTCTTGGAAAATAGGTTTACCGTACCGGACACCTTTCGTCTCAGGATAATCAATAAGTCTTACATGCTTTAAATATTCAAGAGCAAcctagtaaaaaaaaaatgtcaggAGTGCATGGCAATCTATAATTGAATGATGATATGAAAGGTCTTTATACTTTGATTGAATGAAATCCTTATGTTAAATATACCCCTTTAGTAACTATTTCTCCTTATTTTGATGTACGATAAAGATAACAATTTATATGCTAAATTATGCTAGATATTTGGATATCAATCAAACTTGACTATGCAAAGAAGAAACCTTAACCTATCAAACTAGGAAATAAATATACTTAAATTAACATATGTACATGCTTCATATTATATGTTTCTGGCGGTGATATAATTACTAGATGCAAACATTttcaatgaaattaaaattagatattttaatgtGTACCTTGAAATGTTTCAGCAGAGTTGTATTCAAATCACCTTCCCAATAccatttctctttttcttcgaCTACAACATGTATTTTTTGTAGTTTTGGAGTCCTTTGCAATTCACAAAATTTTGTCATTTGAAAGCATTCACTCACTATTAATTTTTCTAGTAGTGGGAATTTTATGTCACAATTCTTGACATTAGAGAAACTTATGAGATTTTGTAGAGACACCAATTCTAATGACTTCAATTGCTTGAACTCAATCTCTTCCACTTTTTCCTCTACATTATCTGCAACAATTTCCACAATCATTGGACATGAAATTACTTTCATCGTGTTGAGTTGAACCAAGGTTTTTGCAATTGAGGTTGTCATTAAATTCCTCATCATACAGTTTGTCACTTCTAAATATCGTAAGTAACTAAAAGATATCGGGGATGACGCTAGATTTCTCAATTTTGTACATTGTTGAATGATCAAGCATTCTACCCTTTGAAGAAGCACATTATGCTCAAATCCAATCTCTTCTAAAGGCCAAATGCATTTTAATTCCAACTCTTTAAGTTGCATAACAACACCTATTTTTTCACGTGAAATAAGACTTTGAGGAGTCCAAATCCTTTTCAAGTTACTGAGTCCCAATTTTAACCTTTTCAAATTGGGAAGTCTATGAAGAAACCAAAATAGAATTTGATTATTCTTTAATCCATACAAGGAAAGTCCTTCTAGTTTGTGCATTATGTGAACATTAACAATGTACTTCTGTAACCATTCTGCTTCTTTCAAGCTAAATGACATATACTCCAAGTTGTATATCACCTAAGTAAATAAACTTGTCAATATCAAAGTATACATTAAAATGTAATGATGTATTATTTTgctataagaaaaaaaaaacataatctCACATCTTTAAGAGTTGTTAATTCACATTTTTCATCTAAATAAGTCATGTTCTATATTTCCTATACAAAAAGCTTTAAAAGGAACTTTTGTTGCTTGAATCTAAACAAAATTGTTGTACCTTTTTTGTAGCTAAAACAATTGGTTGCACTTGTGAATTTGTGATTTTTGAAGTCAGCCCTTCCAACCTGCTACAATCAACTATATCCAATTTCTTCAATTGTGGCCACTCTAAAGTGTGAGTTCTTGAGTAGAAACTTCTCAACCCATATAAGTCCATCAATGATAGAGTGTTTAGACGAGGGAACTTAAAGTTGATAACATTTTCGCTCGAATGTTTGTCCCAAACAATAATCTCTTTCACTGCCCAACAAATATGTACCTCAAGGACTTCCAATTTTTCTAGATCAAGGGCAACAGAAAgtggaaatatatattttaaatttggacTCATGAAAACTCTAATGCTCCTcaagttattatattttagtattttgcaAATGTCATCCTTCCATACATTCACCAAATTTGGCAGCATTTCTAGAATTATGTTATCCAAGTTTGTTTCAATTAGATCACAAGTTTGTGGAATATTCGCAAAGTCAAATATGTTTTCTACCAAGTTacaatttgtaattattaaactaTGAAGACTTTGAAATCTTTGCCCCATATAGCTTGGAAAAATTGTAACAAGTTTGTGGCACTCTCTTATTATCAAAGAGTCCAAACTACAAAAGGAATGCAAACCAATATGGGATTTCCAAATGGTGGCAAGTTTCTCCATGCAGATGATCTCCATTTTCTTCAACTTTGGAAAAACATCAATATACTGTTATAACAAAAAGTGATTGATAGGTGAGCAATTGAAAGACCTAAACAATTCATACGATAACAACAAGATACTATTAATCAAACTCAATATTAAATGAGTGCACACACCTCTACATCTTCTGAATGAAATATATCCTCCATCACTTCACATTTACTTACAAAGAGGCTTTGAAGATTCACTAGACTTCCGGCCATGGAGCATGATagtaaatactttaaatttccACAATTTATGACATTCAATGTGagcaaattttgaaaacaatggTCAAATTGATCACTCCATATCTTTTTAATGTTGAGTGAGGATAACTCCAACCATTCTAACTTGGGAAACGAAACCTGTGTGAGCAGAAATGGTCACAACAATAAGACTTGAATTTGAAAGATGGTTTCCCTAAGAGAAATGATAAAGCTAAAATGATTatgattgtttatatttttgtaaaggaataacaacataaaaattaaacattacatATGTAATTATGATAAGATTATGACAAACCTTTTCATTGAAGAGTGGAAGGCAAGAATTGGTGACCTTGTTCTCAACGTCAGTGACAATATCCTTGTTTATATCTTGCAGGTCTTTCAATGATTGTGGACTACCAAACATCTTATCAATGACATATAAACAAGTAAATATTGGTAAAGAATTTAACGTTAGAAGTCGTAATTGGGGAAACTCAATCTTGTCATCAATGACAGTATGAGTTTGTCTTTCTTCTGAAACTATCCCCTTGAAAGAATCACAATCATACACTTCAATTGTTTCAAGCGCAATGAGAAGTCTAACAATGGAAAATGGGAAAAGGTTTACCAATTTAACACATGTTTTAATCTTGATGACTTTTAAACTGCGGAAAGAGGTCTCTGCAAGCCAATTGCCACATATTTTCTCCAAAGTATCCATTTTGTAAAGCCATATGGACTCCAATTTgggaaaaacaaataaaagttgaAATTGATCCACTGGGTTGATAATATACTTAATACCAAAATTGTTTACAATGGATAAATGTTTCAAATTTGGAAATCCTTCCACATTTAATTCATAGTAAATATCTTGAACATCATTGAGTTCTCCCAGTAGTAAACATTCAACACTTTTGAACAACATTTTAACCCATGTTTCAGAATGAATATCAATACCTTCTTTTAAGTCCAATGCCAAAAATTTCACCTCCTCGTACTTGTCAGGAATTTTGAATTCTCCCACTTTAAGCAAGTTAAGAAAGTCGAACTCACCAATGACAATCTTGTAACTATTCAAATTGTCAAAAAACAATTGCAAAAAATGGGAAGAACTTTGAATGCGTATGTCTAGATTTTGCAATTGATTCAAGTGCCTCAACTCAGACAAACTAGCATTTTCACTTTTGATATTTTCCTCAGCCCATAGTATCGGACTATCTCTGGTATAAAATTCCT
This region of Vigna unguiculata cultivar IT97K-499-35 chromosome 5, ASM411807v1, whole genome shotgun sequence genomic DNA includes:
- the LOC114183052 gene encoding uncharacterized protein LOC114183052 isoform X1 — its product is MDAVVSTTTEGGLKIVGHVVKRQLGYFFSYKDKFKELEFYIEKLEHNKERLQHRVDNALRNAEEIENDIQHCLKEMDEKIKEYKSYINDKCHEKTICSISFFPNNFRSRYQLGRKATKMVDEIIRDELWKTSKIENVSYRESPSTNVVFSNTGYESFASRTRTMEMIMKALEDSTVDMIGVYGPGGVGKTTLVLEIAKKTREKKLFKTVVMANVTRNPDTKKIQGQIADVLGMRLEEESEIARADHIRKRLKNEKENVLIILDDLWDGLDLNKLGIPCNDDNLDDVSQNEVNDIFDGGYNDNISNFGYNKTKPKKLPEVYLNKMKREKLSSSYKGGKILLTSRNKQVLCNQMDVQLSSTFSVGVLEEKEAETLLKKVADVKNSEFDRNATEIAKWSAGFPIALVSIGRTLKHKSLSTWDDVCQQIKRQSFTEKWGFTNFSIKLSYDYLENEELKCIFLHCARMGNDALIMDLVKFCIGLNLLPGVDTITEARKRVKEMIHELEESSLLVRSYSIDRFNMHDIVRDVALLISSKEKHVFFMKDAILDEWPHEDDVKRYTAIFLLYCDINELPESIHCPRLEVLHIDNKNESLEIPDHFFESMIRLRVLVLTNVNLSCLPSSIKCLKKLRMLCLERCTLEKNLSIIGELKNLRILSLLGSNIENLPPGFGQLDKLQLFDISNCLKLREIRSNIIPRINTLEEFYTRDSPILWAEENIKSENASLSELRHLNQLQNLDIRIQSSSHFLQLFFDNLNSYKIVIGEFDFLNLLKVGEFKIPDKYEEVKFLALDLKEGIDIHSETWVKMLFKSVECLLLGELNDVQDIYYELNVEGFPNLKHLSIVNNFGIKYIINPVDQFQLLFVFPKLESIWLYKMDTLEKICGNWLAETSFRSLKVIKIKTCVKLVNLFPFSIVRLLIALETIEVYDCDSFKGIVSEERQTHTVIDDKIEFPQLRLLTLNSLPIFTCLYVIDKMFGSPQSLKDLQDINKDIVTDVENKVTNSCLPLFNEKVSFPKLEWLELSSLNIKKIWSDQFDHCFQNLLTLNVINCGNLKYLLSCSMAGSLVNLQSLFVSKCEVMEDIFHSEDVEYIDVFPKLKKMEIICMEKLATIWKSHIGLHSFCSLDSLIIRECHKLVTIFPSYMGQRFQSLHSLIITNCNLVENIFDFANIPQTCDLIETNLDNIILEMLPNLVNVWKDDICKILKYNNLRSIRVFMSPNLKYIFPLSVALDLEKLEVLEVHICWAVKEIIVWDKHSSENVINFKFPRLNTLSLMDLYGLRSFYSRTHTLEWPQLKKLDIVDCSRLEGLTSKITNSQVQPIVLATKKVIYNLEYMSFSLKEAEWLQKYIVNVHIMHKLEGLSLYGLKNNQILFWFLHRLPNLKRLKLGLSNLKRIWTPQSLISREKIGVVMQLKELELKCIWPLEEIGFEHNVLLQRVECLIIQQCTKLRNLASSPISFSYLRYLEVTNCMMRNLMTTSIAKTLVQLNTMKVISCPMIVEIVADNVEEKVEEIEFKQLKSLELVSLQNLISFSNVKNCDIKFPLLEKLIVSECFQMTKFCELQRTPKLQKIHVVVEEKEKWYWEGDLNTTLLKHFKVALEYLKHVRLIDYPETKGVRYGKPIFQDNLFNCLQKLEVDAAFKRDILIPRHVLPYLKNVKELLVHDSDTVHVIFEIDETDVKTNGMVFRLEKLTLTNLPNLKCVWNENPKEIVNFPYLQEVYVKGCGSLVTLFSLSLAKNLEKLKKLEVQECEKLVEIVEKGDAMKHGTTVIFIFPCLSILILSIMPLLSCFYLGKHHLECPLLDTLYISYCPQLKLFISNLDDGQKGAIEAPISPAQQPLFSIEILASSKLKNLQLNVKNIMLLSDAQLPPDLLYKLKVLWLCFEDYNNEKGTLPFDFFHRVPNLEHFILQTCSGVKEIFPAQKPQVHDTIFKGLKQLFLNVVPDLDWVGLEHTWVQPYSEKLELLQLYHCRRVEKIVYCAVSFINLKELQVVHCERMVYLFTFSTLKTLVKLETLIVGECESIKEIVKNEDEDGCDEIVFERLTLIQLNCLPRLVSFYSGNATLQCSCLNNVLVTECPNMTTFSLGIINVTSFKNIHTSIEDSDLLLENDLNTVIEKSFHTKDFFDYSKRMILDDYLERTGVQHKNPVISINFFGSFKKLEFDATCKRVIVIPSHILPYLRNLEELNVHSSDVVQVIFDTDETEVETRGIIFGLKKLTLKHLSNLKCVWKKNLEGIVSFSNLEEVNVDGCGSLVTLFPLSLAKNLGKLWSLELKRCEKMVEIVGREDNGTTIMFEFPRLSFLYLKNMPLLSCFYPRKHYLECPLLGSLLVECCPKLKLFTSDSDDSHKDEVIEAPIKPLQQPLFSIEKVSPKLMGLTLNEENIKLMSDARWPQDLSKLFILILSFEDDNNGKDSLPFDFFHKVPNLFYLTVQKWFGMKEIFPSQKLQVHDNVLAGLKQLSLWELSELESIGLEHTWVQPYSTKLEWLKLGTCPRVEKIVSCAVSFINLKKLSVKHCEKMEYLFTFATLKSLVKLETLSIKECESIKEIAKEEDEDGCDEMVFGRLRSIKLNFLPKLICFYSGNATLQFSYLKTVMVAKCPNMKTFSEGVTKVPIFLEIKTSKDSDLTFHDDLNTTIQR